One Paenibacillus riograndensis SBR5 DNA segment encodes these proteins:
- a CDS encoding response regulator, which yields MANRILIVDDAAFMRMMIRDILSKNGFEVVGEAQDGSQAIEKFKELRPDLITMDITMPEMDGIAALKEIKKVDANAKVIMCSAMGQQAMVIDAIQAGAKDFIVKPFQADRVIEAINKTLGV from the coding sequence ATGGCTAACCGAATTCTAATCGTGGACGATGCAGCATTTATGAGAATGATGATCCGGGACATTTTGTCCAAAAACGGATTTGAGGTTGTGGGTGAAGCCCAGGACGGTTCACAGGCTATTGAGAAATTCAAGGAGCTGCGTCCGGATCTGATCACGATGGATATCACCATGCCTGAAATGGACGGTATTGCCGCCCTAAAAGAAATCAAAAAAGTAGATGCCAACGCCAAAGTCATCATGTGTTCTGCCATGGGTCAGCAGGCTATGGTCATTGATGCAATCCAAGCGGGTGCCAAGGATTTTATTGTAAAACCTTTCCAGGCAGACCGTGTTATCGAAGCAATCAACAAAACACTGGGTGTGTAA
- a CDS encoding TIGR02530 family flagellar biosynthesis protein: MSDRLTIGQLYPASIHPSTLQRPAGSKNPVNPEVSFESLLQKNMLKFSNHAAKRLEQRGIELGSRQLDQISSAVDKAAAKGSKESLILMKDMALIVSVANRTVVTAMDGNSMKDNVFTQIDSAVIIS; the protein is encoded by the coding sequence ATGAGTGACAGGCTTACGATAGGCCAGCTGTATCCTGCCAGCATACATCCGTCAACACTTCAGCGGCCGGCTGGCTCCAAGAATCCTGTAAATCCGGAAGTTTCATTTGAGAGCTTGCTGCAAAAGAATATGCTGAAGTTCAGCAATCATGCAGCCAAACGATTGGAACAAAGAGGAATAGAGCTTGGAAGCCGGCAATTGGATCAAATCTCGTCCGCAGTGGATAAGGCGGCAGCCAAAGGCAGCAAGGAATCACTTATATTAATGAAAGACATGGCTTTGATCGTCAGTGTGGCTAACCGTACCGTAGTGACTGCTATGGACGGCAATTCCATGAAGGACAATGTGTTTACACAAATTGATAGTGCAGTAATCATCTCTTGA
- the fliY gene encoding flagellar motor switch phosphatase FliY, with protein MTSKDYLSQEEIDALLRQSAEGPVAPSTKSVDDFLTPFEQDALGEIGNITFGSAATALSTLLGKKVDITTPEVSIITRDEFEEAFPKPHVAVHVQYVDGFQGINSLVIKIRDAQVIADLMLGGEGEPKDEDLNEIHISAVQEAMNQMMGSSATSMSTIFNRFVNISPPGIDILNMSSGEGVGSLPGDETLIQISFRLRIGELIDSTIMQLLPVQFAKDMVSMLLGDVQSEQETAAAAPEAPPKPAAAYEPPPAPTGQQTPPAQPGAVPPPYPGMPEGGYYYPPAGMPAYGMPPYGMPPQGVPYQQAPPQQPAPNRNVNVQPVQFANLSSGAFGNIDENNLNLLMDIPLRVTVELGRTQKQIKDILEMSQGSIIELDKLAGEPVDILVNNKLIAKGEVVVIDENFGVRVTDIVSQWDRIQKLQ; from the coding sequence TTGACGAGTAAAGATTATTTGTCCCAAGAAGAAATAGATGCTCTGCTCAGACAGTCTGCGGAAGGACCAGTTGCTCCTTCAACAAAGTCGGTGGATGATTTCTTAACCCCCTTTGAGCAGGACGCATTGGGAGAAATCGGAAATATTACATTCGGGAGTGCAGCGACTGCGCTGTCCACGCTGCTGGGCAAAAAGGTAGACATCACTACTCCTGAGGTATCCATCATCACCCGCGATGAGTTCGAGGAAGCCTTTCCAAAACCCCATGTTGCGGTGCATGTTCAATATGTGGATGGTTTTCAGGGCATCAACTCACTGGTTATCAAAATCAGGGATGCACAGGTCATCGCGGATCTGATGCTTGGTGGTGAAGGTGAACCTAAGGACGAAGATTTGAATGAAATTCATATCAGTGCAGTCCAGGAAGCGATGAACCAAATGATGGGCTCATCGGCCACATCCATGTCGACCATTTTCAACCGCTTCGTGAATATCTCGCCTCCGGGTATCGATATCCTGAATATGTCCAGCGGAGAAGGCGTAGGCAGTCTTCCGGGTGATGAAACACTGATCCAGATTTCATTCCGGCTCAGGATTGGGGAGCTGATTGATTCTACTATTATGCAGCTGCTTCCGGTACAATTCGCCAAAGACATGGTATCTATGCTTCTGGGCGATGTTCAGTCGGAACAGGAGACGGCCGCAGCTGCGCCAGAAGCACCGCCTAAACCGGCAGCAGCTTATGAACCTCCTCCGGCGCCCACGGGGCAGCAGACTCCCCCAGCGCAGCCTGGAGCGGTTCCGCCGCCATACCCGGGTATGCCCGAAGGCGGATATTATTATCCTCCCGCAGGAATGCCGGCTTATGGGATGCCGCCGTATGGAATGCCGCCTCAAGGTGTGCCTTACCAGCAGGCTCCGCCGCAGCAGCCCGCACCGAACCGCAATGTCAATGTGCAGCCGGTACAGTTTGCGAACTTAAGCTCAGGTGCCTTCGGAAATATTGACGAAAATAATTTGAATTTATTGATGGACATACCACTGAGAGTAACCGTAGAATTAGGAAGGACCCAGAAGCAGATCAAAGATATTCTGGAAATGTCGCAAGGCTCCATCATCGAGCTGGACAAGCTGGCCGGTGAGCCTGTAGACATTCTGGTTAACAACAAGCTTATTGCCAAAGGGGAAGTCGTGGTTATCGACGAAAACTTCGGAGTTCGCGTTACGGATATCGTCAGCCAGTGGGACCGAATTCAAAAACTACAATAA
- the fliM gene encoding flagellar motor switch protein FliM codes for MVDVLSQNEIDALLAALSSGEMDADELKKEETQKKVRSYDFKRAVRFSKDHIRSLTRIHDNFARYLTTYFSAQLRTFVQINVVQVEQLPYDEFIRSIPKMTILNIFEAEPLEGRMVMEVHPNIAFAMLDRLLGGFGTAPSKINTLTEIETTIMERIFSRCFESLQEAWKTVLDISPRMEALETNPQFMQIVSPNETIALISLSTKIGDTTGMINLCIPHVVLEPIMSRLSVHQWFVSEKKVRDEIELEAIRSRVHRAQLPIVAELGESSLSIAEFLGLSVGDVISLNRTVDSGLSIKVGDKLKFIGSPGMIKERVAVQIDEIVSEGVEDFDE; via the coding sequence TTGGTTGATGTACTATCACAAAACGAAATTGATGCTCTGCTTGCCGCACTATCATCCGGTGAAATGGATGCCGACGAACTTAAAAAAGAGGAAACCCAGAAGAAAGTCCGCTCTTATGATTTCAAACGGGCCGTACGCTTCTCAAAGGATCATATCCGAAGCCTTACACGGATTCATGATAACTTTGCCCGTTATCTAACGACATACTTTTCGGCCCAATTGCGTACCTTCGTGCAGATCAATGTCGTTCAAGTAGAGCAGCTCCCTTATGACGAGTTTATCCGCTCCATTCCAAAAATGACGATCTTGAATATTTTCGAAGCTGAACCGCTCGAAGGCCGGATGGTGATGGAGGTGCATCCGAACATCGCCTTTGCCATGCTGGATAGACTGCTAGGAGGCTTTGGAACGGCACCTTCCAAAATCAATACTCTCACTGAAATTGAAACAACAATAATGGAGAGGATTTTCAGCAGATGCTTTGAGAGTCTGCAGGAAGCCTGGAAGACGGTACTTGATATCAGTCCCCGCATGGAGGCGTTGGAAACCAATCCTCAATTCATGCAAATCGTATCGCCCAACGAAACGATTGCTCTAATTTCACTAAGCACCAAAATAGGCGACACGACCGGGATGATCAATCTGTGCATACCTCACGTTGTTCTGGAGCCAATTATGTCGAGGCTGTCCGTGCACCAATGGTTTGTTTCTGAAAAGAAGGTGCGCGATGAGATTGAGCTTGAGGCAATCCGGTCTAGAGTTCATCGCGCGCAGCTGCCGATTGTGGCCGAGCTGGGCGAATCGAGCTTATCCATTGCTGAATTTCTCGGGCTCAGCGTCGGCGACGTCATTTCTCTTAACAGGACTGTTGACTCCGGGCTGTCAATCAAGGTGGGGGACAAGCTGAAATTTATCGGAAGTCCTGGGATGATTAAAGAGCGTGTAGCTGTGCAAATAGACGAGATAGTCAGCGAAGGAGTTGAAGATTTTGACGAGTAA
- the flgG gene encoding flagellar basal body rod protein FlgG: MLRSMYSGVSGMRGFQTKLDVIGNNIANVNTIGFKSGRVMFKDIMSQTVSGVTAPVDGGQGGVNAKQIGLGVSIGSIDTMHLAGSAMTTNNPTDLRIDGDGFFLVKLSDEQATPFLTRAGDFHVDSARNLLTSDGLHVLNSAGEPIQLNEGTTAFSISADGSVLQTLQDGTIDSDTKIGVAKVSNPQGLEKIGGNLYRMTLNANADGALNPTTANNTEEGTGAIVAGQLEMSNVDLTGEFTEMIVSQRGFQANSRIITTSDEVLQEVVNLKR, translated from the coding sequence ATGCTAAGATCTATGTACTCAGGGGTATCCGGTATGCGCGGATTCCAGACTAAGCTGGACGTAATCGGCAACAACATTGCGAACGTGAATACCATTGGCTTCAAATCCGGGCGCGTCATGTTCAAGGATATTATGAGCCAGACGGTATCCGGGGTTACGGCTCCTGTGGATGGCGGTCAGGGCGGCGTGAATGCCAAGCAGATTGGGCTTGGAGTCAGCATTGGCTCCATTGACACCATGCACTTGGCCGGCAGCGCCATGACCACCAATAATCCGACGGACCTGCGGATTGACGGGGACGGATTTTTCCTGGTGAAGCTCTCTGACGAGCAGGCAACGCCATTCCTTACCCGCGCCGGTGATTTTCATGTGGATTCCGCCCGCAACCTGCTGACCTCCGACGGTCTCCATGTGCTTAATTCCGCTGGTGAACCTATTCAATTGAATGAAGGCACTACCGCATTCTCCATCTCCGCTGACGGTTCCGTTTTACAAACGCTGCAAGACGGAACCATCGATTCGGATACGAAAATCGGGGTAGCTAAGGTTAGCAATCCGCAGGGCTTGGAAAAGATCGGCGGCAACCTGTACCGGATGACGTTGAACGCCAATGCTGATGGAGCGCTTAATCCAACAACAGCCAACAATACTGAAGAAGGGACGGGAGCCATCGTTGCCGGCCAGCTGGAAATGTCCAATGTGGATCTGACCGGCGAGTTTACCGAAATGATTGTTTCCCAGCGCGGGTTCCAGGCCAATTCCCGCATTATTACGACCTCTGATGAAGTGCTGCAGGAAGTCGTCAACCTCAAGCGTTAA
- a CDS encoding flagellar basal body-associated FliL family protein — MKKMLPWLITILLAITLIVVAAFLLMDKIFPSDSNDVNTAVQSVETKKLSADEIVALTAEITDIKTNTADPDYILKVNIAFQLDSAKSKEEFEKIKAIKITPLIIKAIADAKPEDLNGASGKDQFSSKLMNIINKNLTEGTITQLEFTDFVLASM; from the coding sequence ATGAAAAAGATGCTGCCGTGGCTCATCACAATTTTATTAGCAATAACTCTTATAGTTGTAGCTGCCTTTTTACTAATGGATAAGATCTTTCCCAGTGATTCGAATGACGTCAATACGGCAGTTCAGAGCGTGGAGACTAAAAAGCTCAGCGCTGATGAGATCGTCGCATTAACGGCAGAAATCACTGATATCAAAACTAATACTGCCGATCCCGATTATATCCTTAAAGTAAACATCGCGTTCCAACTGGATTCAGCGAAGTCTAAGGAAGAATTCGAAAAGATAAAAGCTATTAAAATTACGCCGCTTATCATCAAGGCGATTGCTGATGCCAAGCCTGAGGATCTGAACGGGGCAAGCGGCAAAGATCAATTCAGCAGCAAGCTGATGAATATAATCAACAAGAATTTGACTGAGGGCACGATCACTCAGCTCGAATTCACTGATTTTGTTTTAGCTTCCATGTAG
- a CDS encoding flagellar FlbD family protein, producing the protein MISVTRLNGTPMFLNALLVEMVEESPDTYITLVTGKRLIVLEKADEVIRKIRDYNRDIGTYAATIKVQSMEELS; encoded by the coding sequence ATGATTTCGGTAACCAGATTGAATGGTACACCCATGTTTTTAAATGCTTTACTGGTAGAAATGGTAGAAGAAAGTCCGGATACGTACATTACGCTCGTAACTGGCAAAAGGCTGATCGTGCTGGAAAAGGCCGATGAAGTCATCCGTAAGATCCGTGATTATAACAGGGACATTGGCACATATGCTGCCACCATTAAAGTCCAGTCAATGGAGGAGCTTTCATGA
- a CDS encoding flagellar biosynthetic protein FliO, protein MPVSVEPLGTGNNLLNLLNVIFVLAVIVVLIVLLIRFLGRRNQTLMSGRSIRTLGALGLGPNKSIQIIELGGSLYLIGVGENISMMDKITDPAEVALIISAFEDQSAGQNNFLAPFIAKVRAKFRGEVPSQEIELNETSSFYETLQSKLALAPERKEKMEELLRDDVLKDESRDL, encoded by the coding sequence ATGCCAGTCAGTGTAGAACCGCTGGGAACAGGTAACAATCTGCTGAATTTATTAAACGTTATTTTTGTCCTTGCGGTAATTGTTGTGCTCATAGTGCTGCTTATCCGTTTTCTGGGACGCCGCAATCAGACCTTGATGAGCGGGCGTTCCATCCGTACACTTGGCGCTTTGGGCCTCGGGCCGAACAAGTCCATACAGATTATTGAACTCGGAGGCAGCCTCTATCTGATCGGGGTCGGTGAGAACATATCCATGATGGATAAAATCACCGATCCGGCTGAGGTAGCGCTGATCATTTCGGCATTTGAGGATCAATCTGCAGGACAAAATAACTTTCTTGCGCCGTTTATTGCTAAGGTTAGAGCCAAATTCCGCGGAGAAGTGCCATCGCAGGAAATCGAACTTAATGAAACATCCTCTTTCTATGAGACTTTGCAATCCAAGCTTGCGCTCGCACCAGAGCGTAAGGAGAAAATGGAAGAGCTGCTCCGGGATGATGTGCTTAAGGATGAGTCGAGGGATTTATGA
- the fliP gene encoding flagellar type III secretion system pore protein FliP (The bacterial flagellar biogenesis protein FliP forms a type III secretion system (T3SS)-type pore required for flagellar assembly.): MKNKLIFSLLLLVVFSALLIHPVHADPIPNIDIKVGGSGDGSSSGTSSISILLLVTVLSVAPAFLVLMTSFTRIVIVLGFVRTSLGTQSMPPNQVLVGLALFLTLFIMSPTLAKVNETALQPYMKGTITQTEALNKAADPMKEFMFKQTSTKDLLLFMNYTGNKASVKPATYSDIPLTVMVPAFAIGEMKKAFTMGFMIFIPFLIIDIVVASTLMAMGMMMLPPVMISLPFKIMLFVLVDGWYLVVKSLLLSFNT; this comes from the coding sequence ATGAAAAATAAACTGATTTTTTCACTTCTGCTACTAGTTGTATTCAGCGCTTTGCTGATACACCCTGTACATGCTGATCCTATCCCTAATATTGATATTAAGGTTGGGGGAAGCGGTGACGGTTCAAGCAGTGGCACCAGCTCCATCTCTATTCTGCTGCTTGTAACGGTTCTGAGCGTGGCTCCGGCCTTTCTTGTGCTAATGACCAGTTTCACCCGGATTGTTATCGTTCTGGGCTTTGTGAGAACCTCGCTCGGAACACAATCAATGCCTCCTAACCAGGTGCTTGTAGGATTGGCCCTGTTCCTGACGCTGTTTATCATGTCTCCGACACTGGCAAAAGTGAATGAGACAGCGCTTCAACCGTATATGAAAGGGACGATTACTCAGACTGAGGCGCTGAACAAGGCGGCAGATCCCATGAAGGAATTTATGTTCAAGCAGACCAGCACCAAGGATTTGCTGCTGTTTATGAACTACACCGGCAACAAGGCTTCGGTCAAGCCTGCAACGTACAGTGACATTCCATTGACGGTGATGGTCCCAGCCTTTGCCATCGGAGAGATGAAAAAAGCTTTTACCATGGGCTTTATGATTTTTATACCCTTTCTGATTATTGATATTGTGGTAGCGAGCACCCTGATGGCTATGGGGATGATGATGCTGCCACCGGTGATGATCTCATTGCCGTTCAAGATAATGCTCTTTGTACTGGTAGACGGGTGGTATTTAGTCGTTAAATCACTGCTACTGAGTTTTAACACCTGA
- the flgD gene encoding flagellar hook assembly protein FlgD: MASTTPPVSTPEQWNYTTPDSTKKTTGNSTLGKDQFLKILITQLQNQDPMQPMEDKEFIAQMAQFSSVEQLMNISTQMTAMNQSLGAVSGLIGKNITWMDATTKESKSGNVDSIVVSSGVQYAVVGKEKIALTDVTQIQNAAAPAEDAKDSTGSAEGGTGS, encoded by the coding sequence TACTCCACCCGTCTCAACACCGGAACAGTGGAATTACACAACTCCGGACAGCACCAAGAAAACTACCGGAAACTCAACACTCGGCAAGGACCAGTTTCTGAAGATCCTCATCACCCAGCTGCAGAATCAGGACCCGATGCAGCCGATGGAGGACAAGGAATTTATCGCCCAGATGGCCCAATTCTCTTCGGTAGAACAACTAATGAATATTTCAACACAAATGACAGCGATGAATCAGTCGCTTGGCGCGGTATCGGGACTGATCGGCAAGAATATTACCTGGATGGATGCAACGACTAAGGAGTCGAAATCGGGGAATGTCGATTCTATCGTTGTCAGCAGCGGCGTGCAGTACGCAGTTGTGGGCAAAGAAAAAATTGCGCTGACCGATGTCACGCAAATTCAGAATGCAGCTGCACCCGCAGAAGATGCGAAAGACAGTACCGGTTCTGCGGAGGGCGGGACGGGATCATGA